A genomic segment from Nicotiana tabacum cultivar K326 chromosome 9, ASM71507v2, whole genome shotgun sequence encodes:
- the LOC107783521 gene encoding sodium transporter HKT1-like isoform X2: MKMKLFSSSYRQGFFFSIFHILNLGVKPFWIEVSYFMILSLLGLLALTISKPRTLPSFRPQNLDVFFTSVSAATVSSMSTVEMEVFSNAQLVFITMLMFLGGEAFTSFLRLQLMKSKLSMEKTVLQNKIETSNSIISIDSHDSSNSPRNSIHHLELGHEQEDSNLEHAIINSMEDSEAIVKLKSLRFLSYVVFGYILGVVVLGSSLVSIYVSFIPSAKQVLKEKGLNLHTFSLFTTVSTFANCGFVPTNENMMVFRKNSGLLLILIPQVLLGNTLYAPCLRLTIWFLWKITKRGEFEYIMKNSKRVGYSHIFPNLETMALATTVLGFISIQFVVFCSLEWNSEATAGLSSYEKLVGSLFEVVNTRHTGESVFDLSTLTPAILVLFAVMMYLSPYTSFLPIDSNEERLETTERMNRRKGSSLVDAYGTVGMSMGYSCARQLKPDVHCKDAAYGFAGKWSNMGKFILIIVMFFGRLKQYCKRGGKGWKVL; the protein is encoded by the exons ATGAAAATGAAGCTGTTTTCATCATCTTACCGCCAAGGTTTTTTCTTCTCTATCTTTCATATTCTCAATCTTGGCGTAAAGCCATTTTGGATTGAAGTAAGTTATTTCATGATCCTTTCATTGTTAGGTTTGTTAGCTTTGACTATTTCGAAACCTAGAACTCTGCCGTCATTTAGGCCTCAAAACCTAGATGTGTTTTTCACTTCTGTTTCTGCTGCCACAGTTTCTAGCATGTCCACTGTTGAAATGGAGGTTTTCTCAAATGCCCAACTTGTCTTCATAACCATGTTAATGTTTCTTGGTGGGGAGGCCTTTACCTCTTTTCTTAGACTTCAACTCATGAAGTCCAAACTTTCCATGGAAAAAACGGTTTTACAAAACAAAATTGAAACTTCAAACTCTATTATTAGCATAGATTCTCACGACTCTTCAAACTCTCCTAGGAACTCTATCCATCATCTTGAGCTAGGACATGAACAAGAGGATAGTAATTTAGAACATGCAATAATCAATTCTATGGAGGACAGTGAGGCAATTGTCAAATTGAAgtctttgagattcttgagttaTGTGGTTTTTGGTTATATTCTAGGTGTTGTTGTTCTTGGTTCTTCCTTAGTTTCTATCTACGTAAGCTTTATTCCAAGTGCAAAACAAGTTCTCAAAGAAAAAGGGCTTAACTTGCATACTTTTTCCCTCTTCACCACAGTTTCAACATTTGCAAATTGTGGGTTTGTCCCTACAAATGAAAACATgatggttttcaggaaaaattcAGGCCTTCTTCTCATTCTTATACCTCAAGTCCTTCTTGGAAACACATTATATGCTCCTTGCTTACGCCTCACTATTTGGTTTCTTTGGAAAATCACAAAGAGAGGTGAGTTTGAGTATATCATGAAGAACTCAAAACGAGTAGGATACTCACATATTTTTCCAAATTTGGAAACCATGGCTCTTGCAACTACTGTTTTGGGATTCATATCCATTCAGTTTGTTGTCTTTTGTTcattggaatggaattctgaagcCACTGCTGGATTGAGTTCTTATGAAAAACTGGTGGGATCATTGTTTGAAGTTGTGAATACAAGGCATACTGGTGAATCTGTGTTCGATCTTTCAACCCTTACCCCAGCAATCTTAGTGTTATTCGCCGTAATGAT GTATCTATCACCCTATACTTCTTTTTTGCCAATTGATAGTAATGAAGAGCGCTTGGAAACTACAGAAAGAATGAACAGGAGAAAAGGGAGCAGCTTAGTGGA TGCATATGGAACTGTTGGAATGTCAATGGGCTATAGTTGTGCAAGGCAATTAAAACCAGATGTCCATTGCAAAGATGCAGCATATGGATTTGCTGGAAAATGGAGTAATATGGGAAAGTTCATTCTAATTATTGTCATGTTTTTCGGAAGGCTGAAGCAGTACTGTAAAAGAGGTGGCAAGGGCTGGAAAGTATTATAA
- the LOC107783521 gene encoding sodium transporter HKT1-like isoform X1 — translation MKMKLFSSSYRQGFFFSIFHILNLGVKPFWIEVSYFMILSLLGLLALTISKPRTLPSFRPQNLDVFFTSVSAATVSSMSTVEMEVFSNAQLVFITMLMFLGGEAFTSFLRLQLMKSKLSMEKTVLQNKIETSNSIISIDSHDSSNSPRNSIHHLELGHEQEDSNLEHAIINSMEDSEAIVKLKSLRFLSYVVFGYILGVVVLGSSLVSIYVSFIPSAKQVLKEKGLNLHTFSLFTTVSTFANCGFVPTNENMMVFRKNSGLLLILIPQVLLGNTLYAPCLRLTIWFLWKITKRGEFEYIMKNSKRVGYSHIFPNLETMALATTVLGFISIQFVVFCSLEWNSEATAGLSSYEKLVGSLFEVVNTRHTGESVFDLSTLTPAILVLFAVMMYLSPYTSFLPIDSNEERLETTERMNRRKGSSLVEYVSFSHLSYLVIFTILICITERDKMKNDPLNFNVLNIVFEVISAYGTVGMSMGYSCARQLKPDVHCKDAAYGFAGKWSNMGKFILIIVMFFGRLKQYCKRGGKGWKVL, via the exons ATGAAAATGAAGCTGTTTTCATCATCTTACCGCCAAGGTTTTTTCTTCTCTATCTTTCATATTCTCAATCTTGGCGTAAAGCCATTTTGGATTGAAGTAAGTTATTTCATGATCCTTTCATTGTTAGGTTTGTTAGCTTTGACTATTTCGAAACCTAGAACTCTGCCGTCATTTAGGCCTCAAAACCTAGATGTGTTTTTCACTTCTGTTTCTGCTGCCACAGTTTCTAGCATGTCCACTGTTGAAATGGAGGTTTTCTCAAATGCCCAACTTGTCTTCATAACCATGTTAATGTTTCTTGGTGGGGAGGCCTTTACCTCTTTTCTTAGACTTCAACTCATGAAGTCCAAACTTTCCATGGAAAAAACGGTTTTACAAAACAAAATTGAAACTTCAAACTCTATTATTAGCATAGATTCTCACGACTCTTCAAACTCTCCTAGGAACTCTATCCATCATCTTGAGCTAGGACATGAACAAGAGGATAGTAATTTAGAACATGCAATAATCAATTCTATGGAGGACAGTGAGGCAATTGTCAAATTGAAgtctttgagattcttgagttaTGTGGTTTTTGGTTATATTCTAGGTGTTGTTGTTCTTGGTTCTTCCTTAGTTTCTATCTACGTAAGCTTTATTCCAAGTGCAAAACAAGTTCTCAAAGAAAAAGGGCTTAACTTGCATACTTTTTCCCTCTTCACCACAGTTTCAACATTTGCAAATTGTGGGTTTGTCCCTACAAATGAAAACATgatggttttcaggaaaaattcAGGCCTTCTTCTCATTCTTATACCTCAAGTCCTTCTTGGAAACACATTATATGCTCCTTGCTTACGCCTCACTATTTGGTTTCTTTGGAAAATCACAAAGAGAGGTGAGTTTGAGTATATCATGAAGAACTCAAAACGAGTAGGATACTCACATATTTTTCCAAATTTGGAAACCATGGCTCTTGCAACTACTGTTTTGGGATTCATATCCATTCAGTTTGTTGTCTTTTGTTcattggaatggaattctgaagcCACTGCTGGATTGAGTTCTTATGAAAAACTGGTGGGATCATTGTTTGAAGTTGTGAATACAAGGCATACTGGTGAATCTGTGTTCGATCTTTCAACCCTTACCCCAGCAATCTTAGTGTTATTCGCCGTAATGAT GTATCTATCACCCTATACTTCTTTTTTGCCAATTGATAGTAATGAAGAGCGCTTGGAAACTACAGAAAGAATGAACAGGAGAAAAGGGAGCAGCTTAGTGGAGTACGTATCATTCTCACATCTTTCTTATTTGGTCATTTTCACTATTCTTATTTGTATTACAGAGAGAGACAAAATGAAAAATGATCCCCTCAATTTCAATGTACTCAACATCGTCTTTGAAGTCATCAG TGCATATGGAACTGTTGGAATGTCAATGGGCTATAGTTGTGCAAGGCAATTAAAACCAGATGTCCATTGCAAAGATGCAGCATATGGATTTGCTGGAAAATGGAGTAATATGGGAAAGTTCATTCTAATTATTGTCATGTTTTTCGGAAGGCTGAAGCAGTACTGTAAAAGAGGTGGCAAGGGCTGGAAAGTATTATAA